One region of Polynucleobacter sp. Adler-ghost genomic DNA includes:
- a CDS encoding aminotransferase class V-fold PLP-dependent enzyme: MPGLLPNVDPDGLLEFSVVYTDRSLNHMSEEFKKVIVDISSVLKDAYNASSAVIVPGSGTFGMEAVARQFANNEKCLILRNGWFSYRWTQIFDLANITKDISVIKGRQLEDATQGVFAPAPIEEVVAFIKKEKPAVVFAPHVETSAGIILPDAYLKAVGEAVRSVNGLFVLDCIASGATWVDMKACNVDLLITAPQKGWSSSPCCAMVAMGERARERIESTQSSSFSMDLKKWLQIMEAYEKGGHVYHTTMPTDALKILRNVMKETQSLGFAALKAKQQELGDKVRALLVSNGYHSVAAKGFQSPGVVVSYTKDPDIQSGKKFIALGMQTAAGVPLQCDERPDFRTFRLGLFGLEKLAHVDRTVDHLATALEKITETEAQPA, from the coding sequence ATGCCAGGCTTACTCCCGAATGTTGATCCAGACGGTCTCTTAGAGTTCTCGGTTGTTTACACCGACCGCTCGCTAAATCACATGTCTGAAGAATTCAAAAAAGTCATCGTGGATATTTCTAGTGTTCTGAAAGATGCTTACAACGCAAGTTCTGCAGTCATCGTTCCTGGTAGTGGCACATTTGGTATGGAAGCTGTTGCTCGCCAATTTGCCAATAATGAAAAATGTCTTATTTTGCGTAACGGCTGGTTTAGCTATCGCTGGACTCAGATTTTTGATTTAGCCAACATCACCAAGGACATTTCCGTTATCAAAGGTCGGCAATTGGAAGATGCTACGCAGGGTGTATTTGCCCCCGCTCCGATCGAAGAAGTGGTGGCTTTTATTAAAAAGGAAAAGCCAGCAGTTGTTTTCGCCCCTCACGTAGAAACCTCTGCGGGCATTATTTTGCCGGATGCCTATCTCAAGGCAGTTGGCGAAGCAGTACGCTCTGTCAATGGTTTGTTTGTACTGGATTGCATTGCATCAGGTGCTACATGGGTAGATATGAAGGCTTGCAATGTGGACTTGTTAATCACTGCGCCTCAAAAAGGTTGGAGTAGTTCACCTTGCTGCGCAATGGTGGCTATGGGTGAGAGAGCACGCGAGCGCATTGAATCAACTCAAAGCAGCAGCTTCTCAATGGATCTGAAGAAGTGGTTGCAAATTATGGAAGCCTATGAAAAGGGTGGTCACGTTTATCACACCACTATGCCAACCGATGCGCTCAAAATCTTGCGTAACGTGATGAAGGAAACTCAGTCCTTAGGTTTTGCTGCACTCAAAGCAAAGCAACAAGAGTTGGGTGATAAGGTTCGTGCCTTATTGGTATCTAACGGTTACCACTCAGTTGCTGCAAAAGGCTTCCAGTCTCCTGGTGTAGTCGTGAGCTATACCAAGGATCCAGATATCCAGTCAGGCAAAAAGTTTATTGCTCTTGGTATGCAAACAGCGGCTGGTGTGCCTTTGCAGTGCGATGAGCGTCCAGACTTCCGTACGTTCCGCCTTGGTTTATTTGGTCTAGAGAAGTTGGCGCATGTTGACCGAACTGTAGATCACCTTGCAACAGCATTAGAAAAAATTACCGAGACTGAAGCGCAGCCAGCTTAA
- a CDS encoding DMT family transporter, which translates to MPQIPLSTVFYLSLATFLWAGNAIAGRVLVGSISPITLSAVRWGLAALLLLPFGWRILKPASALWQNKSRFLVLGLLGVGSYNVLLYLALQTSTAINVTLIGASMPIWMLLIGAVFYEVRPRLLQLLGAVVSLIGVTVVLTRGEPASLLSMEVVMGDLLIMLATILWAFYSWMISRPGESTERQWPWAEFLMAQVLIGFMWTMLFEGAEIATGHAFIDLNYWTGALILFVAIGPSLIAYRCWGLGVNGAGPTVAAFFANLIPLFTALLSAAILGDPPQLFHGLAFVLIVVGILVSSTTQKSA; encoded by the coding sequence ATGCCTCAAATACCCCTGTCGACCGTCTTTTATTTATCGCTTGCAACCTTCCTCTGGGCAGGCAATGCAATCGCTGGACGGGTCTTGGTAGGAAGTATTTCGCCGATCACCTTAAGTGCTGTTCGCTGGGGTCTGGCAGCCTTGCTACTACTCCCTTTTGGCTGGCGGATCCTAAAGCCAGCTAGCGCCCTGTGGCAAAACAAGAGTCGCTTCCTCGTCTTGGGATTGTTGGGAGTGGGTAGCTATAACGTGCTCTTGTATCTTGCTTTGCAAACCTCAACGGCTATTAATGTCACCCTCATTGGGGCGAGTATGCCTATCTGGATGCTTTTGATCGGTGCCGTCTTTTATGAGGTTAGGCCGAGGCTTTTGCAGCTCTTGGGTGCAGTCGTCTCCCTGATCGGCGTGACCGTAGTGCTCACGCGAGGTGAGCCTGCCAGCCTCTTGAGCATGGAAGTAGTCATGGGCGATTTACTCATTATGTTGGCTACGATTCTTTGGGCCTTTTATAGCTGGATGATTAGTCGCCCAGGAGAGAGTACTGAGCGGCAGTGGCCATGGGCTGAGTTTTTAATGGCACAAGTGTTGATTGGATTCATGTGGACGATGTTGTTTGAGGGTGCGGAAATTGCCACAGGGCACGCTTTTATCGATCTCAATTACTGGACTGGGGCATTGATCTTATTTGTAGCCATTGGTCCCTCCTTAATTGCCTATCGGTGCTGGGGTTTGGGGGTGAATGGTGCCGGACCCACGGTAGCAGCATTTTTTGCCAATCTCATTCCCTTATTTACAGCGCTGCTCTCTGCCGCAATCTTGGGGGATCCACCCCAGCTTTTTCATGGTCTCGCTTTTGTCCTGATTGTGGTCGGAATACTGGTTTCTTCCACAACGCAGAAAAGCGCCTAA
- a CDS encoding alpha-hydroxy acid oxidase, with amino-acid sequence MAIITNIEDLRVLHQKRTPKMFYDYADSGSWTESTYRANESDFQKIKLRQRVAVNMVNRTTKTTMIGQEVAMPVALAPTGLTGMQHADGEILAARAAEKFGVPFCLSTMSICSIEDVAERTTKPFWFQLYVMKDRGFIERLIERAKAAKCSALVLTLDLQILGQRHKDLKNGLSAPPKLTIANIINMMTKPRWCMGMAMTPRRTFRNIVGHATGVGNMSSLSSWTAEQFDPGLSWDDVEWIKKLWGGKLIIKGILDEEDARFAANSGADALIVSNHGGRQLDGAISSIKALPGIVNAVGKDIEVWMDGGIRSGQDVLKAWALGARGTMIGRPFLYGLGAMGEAGVTKCLELIHNELDITMAFTGHRDIQNVTKDILYPGTF; translated from the coding sequence GTGGCGATCATCACCAATATTGAAGATTTACGAGTTCTGCATCAGAAACGCACCCCCAAGATGTTTTATGACTATGCAGACTCCGGGTCATGGACTGAATCCACCTACCGCGCGAACGAGTCGGATTTTCAGAAAATCAAATTGCGTCAACGTGTTGCCGTCAACATGGTCAACCGCACCACCAAAACAACCATGATCGGTCAAGAGGTTGCCATGCCAGTCGCATTAGCACCTACAGGACTAACCGGCATGCAACATGCTGATGGTGAAATTCTGGCGGCACGTGCTGCAGAAAAATTTGGTGTCCCCTTCTGCCTTTCTACGATGAGTATTTGCTCGATTGAAGATGTGGCAGAACGCACCACTAAACCCTTTTGGTTTCAGCTCTATGTCATGAAAGACCGCGGCTTTATTGAGCGCCTCATTGAACGCGCCAAAGCAGCTAAATGCTCCGCCCTGGTTCTCACCTTAGATTTACAGATTCTGGGGCAGCGCCATAAAGATTTGAAAAATGGTTTATCTGCGCCTCCAAAGCTGACGATTGCCAACATCATTAATATGATGACTAAGCCCCGTTGGTGCATGGGTATGGCGATGACGCCCCGCAGAACCTTTCGCAACATTGTTGGTCATGCCACTGGTGTTGGCAATATGTCTTCCCTCTCCTCTTGGACCGCCGAGCAGTTCGACCCAGGTCTGAGCTGGGATGATGTGGAGTGGATTAAAAAACTTTGGGGTGGCAAGTTAATTATTAAAGGCATCTTGGATGAAGAAGATGCCCGCTTTGCTGCTAATTCTGGAGCAGATGCCCTGATTGTTTCTAATCATGGTGGTCGTCAGCTCGATGGCGCGATCTCCAGCATCAAAGCATTGCCAGGCATCGTAAATGCTGTTGGCAAAGATATTGAGGTATGGATGGATGGCGGCATTCGTTCCGGACAAGATGTATTGAAAGCATGGGCATTAGGTGCACGTGGCACGATGATCGGTCGCCCCTTTCTTTATGGCTTGGGTGCTATGGGCGAGGCCGGCGTTACTAAATGCCTAGAGCTTATTCACAATGAATTGGATATCACCATGGCGTTTACAGGACACCGTGACATCCAGAATGTGACTAAAGATATTTTGTATCCAGGAACTTTTTAA
- a CDS encoding alkene reductase yields the protein MSGKEIMFTPVKLGAIELKNRLVMAPLTRMRAIDGDVPHPLAKTYYEQRASAGLIISEATQISAIGKGYPATPGIYSAEQTAAWKEIVSAVHAKGGKMIAQLWHVGRISHSSLHPEQGIPEAPSAIAPAGQTYGADWRLHDYETPKAMTTEDIAGLLKDFELAAANAKAAGFDGVEIHSANGYLLDQFLQDKTNQRTDGYGGSIENRMRLLGEVIESITRVYPSDRIGVRLSPYGSFNDMADSDPVALFTAVIQKLNGYHLSYVHMIEPRSTSAGGNDQVNVEAPITSEMFRSAYQGQFISAGGYDQAMGEAVLEAGLADAVAYGRLYISNPDLAERFKQGAALNAYNRATFYGGAEVGYTDYPTL from the coding sequence ATGTCTGGAAAAGAAATCATGTTTACCCCCGTCAAGCTTGGCGCTATTGAATTAAAGAATCGCCTTGTGATGGCGCCTCTCACCAGAATGCGTGCCATCGATGGGGATGTGCCACACCCTCTCGCAAAAACTTACTATGAACAAAGGGCAAGTGCTGGCCTCATCATCAGTGAAGCAACGCAAATTTCTGCTATTGGCAAAGGCTATCCCGCAACGCCTGGTATTTATTCTGCTGAGCAAACAGCGGCTTGGAAGGAGATCGTGAGTGCAGTGCATGCCAAAGGCGGCAAGATGATCGCGCAGTTATGGCATGTTGGACGCATTTCTCATTCCTCTTTACATCCTGAGCAGGGTATCCCTGAGGCTCCATCTGCGATTGCGCCTGCTGGCCAAACTTATGGCGCTGATTGGAGGTTGCACGATTACGAAACTCCTAAGGCAATGACTACTGAAGATATTGCTGGTCTCTTGAAAGATTTTGAATTGGCTGCTGCTAACGCAAAAGCCGCAGGTTTTGATGGCGTGGAAATTCATTCTGCGAATGGCTACTTACTCGATCAGTTTTTGCAAGACAAAACCAATCAACGCACTGACGGCTATGGCGGGTCAATCGAAAATCGCATGCGCCTATTGGGTGAAGTGATTGAATCTATTACCAGGGTCTATCCAAGTGATCGTATCGGTGTGCGCTTATCACCATACGGTAGCTTTAATGATATGGCTGACAGCGATCCAGTTGCCTTGTTCACTGCGGTCATTCAAAAACTCAATGGCTATCACTTATCTTATGTACATATGATCGAACCGCGTTCCACAAGTGCAGGTGGCAATGATCAAGTGAACGTAGAGGCACCCATTACATCAGAGATGTTCCGATCGGCATATCAAGGTCAATTTATTAGTGCCGGTGGATATGATCAGGCTATGGGTGAAGCTGTTTTGGAGGCTGGCTTAGCAGATGCAGTGGCCTATGGACGTCTGTATATTTCTAATCCGGATTTGGCTGAGCGCTTTAAGCAGGGTGCAGCACTCAATGCTTATAACCGCGCAACGTTTTACGGTGGAGCAGAAGTCGGATACACGGACTACCCAACACTCTAA
- a CDS encoding hydrogen peroxide-inducible genes activator has product MAALPSLRQLRYFVAVAQELNFTRAAEACFVGQSTLSAGLKELEDVLGVCLVERDRQNVAITPIGVEILERAKAILASSQDLVEYASASGEPMVGTIRLGVIPTITPFLLPNVLPDIREHYPKLKIVLREDLTANLLARLADHQLDFALIALPYDTAGLLVKELFVDEFWLVAGANDPALKGKEIHLPTKMAERLLLLEEGHCLRDHTMQACKHSDIRNAEGMEATSLLTLLQMVESGMGIALLPEMAVKGGILNGSSLIARPLAPPAPNRVIALVARLSTAHQDEFQALAQSIESRFKSSPRISRGSRKSFQKV; this is encoded by the coding sequence ATGGCGGCTCTACCTTCATTACGACAACTTCGCTATTTTGTAGCAGTTGCTCAAGAGCTCAATTTTACTAGGGCTGCAGAGGCCTGCTTTGTAGGTCAATCTACCCTGAGTGCTGGTTTAAAAGAGCTGGAAGATGTTTTGGGAGTCTGCTTAGTAGAGCGGGATAGACAAAATGTAGCCATCACGCCTATCGGTGTAGAGATTTTGGAACGGGCTAAGGCCATCTTAGCCTCGTCTCAAGACCTGGTGGAGTATGCGAGCGCCTCGGGCGAGCCAATGGTGGGAACAATTCGATTGGGAGTAATCCCAACCATCACACCATTTTTATTGCCAAATGTGTTGCCTGATATTCGGGAGCATTACCCTAAGCTAAAAATTGTCTTGCGTGAAGATTTAACCGCTAATCTACTGGCGCGCTTAGCGGACCATCAACTTGATTTTGCATTAATTGCATTGCCATATGACACAGCCGGCCTATTGGTCAAGGAGCTTTTTGTTGATGAATTTTGGTTGGTTGCAGGTGCAAATGATCCAGCATTAAAAGGTAAGGAAATTCATTTGCCCACCAAAATGGCAGAGAGATTGCTTTTGCTAGAGGAGGGTCATTGCCTACGCGATCACACTATGCAGGCTTGTAAGCATTCTGATATCCGCAATGCCGAAGGCATGGAGGCAACTAGCTTGCTCACTTTATTGCAAATGGTGGAGTCTGGCATGGGCATTGCGCTCCTTCCTGAGATGGCGGTAAAAGGTGGGATTTTGAATGGCAGCTCATTGATTGCTCGGCCTTTAGCGCCACCCGCTCCCAATAGAGTGATTGCGCTTGTTGCTCGCTTGTCAACCGCACATCAGGATGAGTTCCAAGCACTTGCCCAAAGTATTGAGTCAAGATTTAAATCTAGTCCAAGAATTAGTCGGGGCAGTCGAAAGAGTTTTCAAAAAGTCTAG
- a CDS encoding rubredoxin, translated as MKSWQCIVCGFVYDEAKGLPEDGIPAGTAWADVPEDWECPDCGVSKSDFEMVQVS; from the coding sequence ATGAAATCTTGGCAATGTATCGTATGCGGTTTCGTCTATGACGAGGCCAAAGGCTTACCTGAAGATGGCATTCCTGCCGGCACTGCTTGGGCCGATGTCCCTGAAGATTGGGAATGCCCAGATTGTGGTGTATCCAAATCTGATTTTGAAATGGTACAAGTTTCCTAA
- a CDS encoding NAD(P)/FAD-dependent oxidoreductase, translating into MDHQNHSSPSGIVIIGSGLAGYTVIRELRKIDKAIPITLVTREPGYFYSKPMLSTALASNKSAEQLVSTNAEGMATQLDMTVLGDADVTAIDTTAQTVTTSKGSISYGKLVLGLGADQIRLPLEGNAAHEVITVNDLEDYAQFRKTIEGKKRVAILGAGLIGCEFANDLVLGSYEVDVIDLAPQALGRLLPEAAAQALQAKLSAAGVRWHFATTVQSVDRSGDSLSIALANGTVINSDAFLSAVGLRPRIDLAQSAGIATGVGITVNRQLETSAKNVYAIGDCAEVEGLVLPYVMPIMQAARALAPNLLGQATTLNYPAMPVMVKTPALATIVSPPAKGAVGHWKMNTVEGGLEARFESSDGKLLGFALLGTATAQRGALTKELPPIL; encoded by the coding sequence TTGGATCATCAGAATCATTCATCCCCATCAGGGATTGTCATCATTGGTAGCGGCCTAGCTGGCTACACTGTCATTCGCGAGCTTCGCAAAATAGATAAGGCGATTCCCATTACCCTAGTAACAAGAGAACCAGGCTACTTTTACTCAAAGCCGATGCTCTCTACAGCATTGGCCAGCAATAAGTCTGCAGAGCAATTGGTCTCTACTAATGCAGAGGGTATGGCAACACAGCTAGACATGACGGTTCTGGGTGATGCTGATGTCACTGCAATTGATACCACCGCACAAACAGTCACTACTTCTAAAGGCAGTATTTCCTATGGAAAGTTAGTGCTAGGATTAGGCGCCGATCAAATTCGCTTACCTTTAGAGGGTAATGCAGCTCATGAGGTCATTACCGTTAATGATCTGGAAGACTATGCCCAATTTCGCAAGACAATTGAAGGCAAAAAACGCGTTGCCATTTTAGGTGCCGGCCTCATTGGATGCGAATTTGCGAATGATTTAGTTTTAGGCTCATATGAAGTAGATGTCATCGACTTAGCGCCGCAGGCTTTGGGTAGATTACTTCCCGAGGCGGCAGCCCAAGCACTACAAGCGAAGCTCAGTGCGGCAGGCGTACGTTGGCACTTTGCCACTACCGTGCAATCGGTTGATCGAAGCGGCGACTCTCTCTCGATTGCCCTTGCCAACGGAACAGTAATCAATAGTGATGCATTTCTATCTGCTGTCGGCTTAAGACCTCGCATAGATTTAGCTCAATCAGCCGGAATTGCAACAGGCGTAGGTATTACAGTTAATCGTCAATTAGAAACCAGCGCCAAGAATGTTTATGCAATTGGCGACTGTGCCGAAGTTGAGGGCTTAGTTCTACCTTATGTGATGCCAATCATGCAGGCAGCACGAGCTTTAGCACCCAACTTACTTGGACAAGCGACTACTCTCAACTATCCCGCTATGCCAGTGATGGTGAAGACCCCCGCCCTCGCAACCATTGTTTCACCCCCAGCCAAAGGTGCAGTCGGACACTGGAAAATGAATACAGTAGAAGGCGGTCTTGAAGCGCGCTTTGAATCTAGTGACGGTAAGCTACTTGGGTTTGCTCTTCTGGGTACAGCTACTGCACAACGTGGCGCACTGACAAAAGAGTTGCCGCCCATCCTGTAA
- a CDS encoding urate hydroxylase PuuD, translating to MSSIFTSLGRTVLAGFVLLALIVLALGANLSSIELPFLFRWIHVMVGVMWIGLLWYFNFVQIPSMPKIPDEQKPAIGKVIAPTALFWFRWAALVTVLSGLILSILNGYAHQAFTLQAPFRAIGLGMWIALIMAFNVWFIIWPNQKRALGIVAVEPDVKAKSARIAMLTSRLNTMLSIPMLFLMSAQSHNTTWFVIAS from the coding sequence ATGTCATCCATCTTTACCTCATTAGGCCGCACTGTTTTAGCCGGCTTTGTGCTACTCGCATTGATTGTCTTAGCCTTAGGTGCGAACCTGAGCTCGATTGAGTTGCCATTCTTATTCCGCTGGATTCACGTGATGGTTGGCGTGATGTGGATAGGCTTGCTTTGGTATTTCAATTTCGTGCAGATTCCATCCATGCCAAAGATTCCGGATGAGCAAAAGCCAGCAATCGGAAAAGTAATCGCTCCAACAGCGCTCTTTTGGTTTCGATGGGCTGCTTTAGTAACTGTACTGAGCGGTTTGATTTTATCCATACTGAATGGATATGCGCATCAGGCATTTACTTTGCAAGCACCTTTCCGTGCAATCGGTTTAGGTATGTGGATTGCCTTGATTATGGCGTTCAACGTTTGGTTCATTATTTGGCCAAATCAAAAACGTGCCCTCGGCATTGTTGCGGTTGAGCCTGACGTCAAAGCAAAGTCTGCACGCATTGCAATGTTGACTTCCCGTCTCAATACAATGCTTTCTATCCCAATGCTATTTTTGATGAGCGCTCAGTCACACAACACAACATGGTTTGTGATTGCCTCATAA
- a CDS encoding 3-hydroxybutyrate dehydrogenase: MSHLKGKTALVTGSTSGIGLAMAIGLAKQGANIMVNGFGEKDAAITAIKACGVEVEYHGADMSKPAEIEDLIKQTEKRFGSLDILVNNAGIQHTANIEDFPADKWESIIAINLSSAFYTSHYALPGMKQRNWGRIINIASVHGLVGSVQKSAYVAAKHGIVGLTKVTALENAKTGITCNAICPGWVLTPLVQKQVDARAEREGISNEEAKKALVSEKQPSGEFVAPEQLAALAIFLCSPDASEVRGAAWNMDGGWTAQ, from the coding sequence ATGTCCCATTTAAAAGGTAAAACAGCTCTTGTCACCGGCTCAACCAGTGGTATTGGTTTGGCAATGGCTATTGGTTTGGCAAAGCAGGGTGCCAACATAATGGTGAATGGTTTTGGTGAAAAGGATGCTGCAATTACAGCTATTAAAGCTTGTGGTGTTGAGGTGGAATATCACGGCGCAGATATGAGTAAGCCTGCCGAGATTGAAGATCTTATCAAGCAAACCGAAAAACGCTTTGGTTCGCTAGATATATTAGTAAACAATGCAGGCATTCAGCACACAGCGAATATTGAAGACTTTCCAGCGGATAAGTGGGAGTCCATTATTGCCATCAACTTAAGCTCAGCTTTTTATACCTCCCACTATGCCTTGCCTGGAATGAAGCAGCGTAACTGGGGTCGCATCATCAATATCGCCTCCGTGCATGGCTTGGTCGGTTCTGTTCAAAAATCAGCTTATGTTGCCGCTAAGCATGGCATCGTTGGCCTAACCAAAGTAACCGCTCTAGAGAATGCCAAAACGGGGATTACTTGTAATGCGATTTGCCCGGGTTGGGTTTTGACCCCCTTGGTTCAAAAGCAAGTAGATGCCCGAGCAGAGCGTGAAGGGATCTCGAATGAAGAGGCTAAAAAAGCCTTGGTGTCTGAGAAGCAGCCTTCTGGTGAATTCGTGGCTCCAGAGCAATTGGCCGCATTAGCTATTTTCCTTTGCAGTCCAGATGCTTCTGAAGTACGTGGAGCAGCCTGGAATATGGATGGCGGCTGGACGGCTCAGTAA
- a CDS encoding xanthine dehydrogenase family protein molybdopterin-binding subunit, with the protein MNKPVDLKGLVLDPVTNDQRYIGSSEPRHQSRRLIEGQGTYVDDIQLPRMGHVVYWRSPVAHMKIGKIHTEEASKMPGVLAIVDGVRMAELCKPWVATLGHLAGMKSAPQYALAIDRACWQGEPVVAVVAETRAQAEDALQFIDVEWEELPAVVSMETALDADTPVIHPELGDNLCFTRTLDVGQVDEVFATADIVAEATFGFGRHTGVTLEPRCQIADYNPGDRRLTVYHSQQAPHMMQDLYCRQFGLSESDVHVICKDVGGSFGIKVHAYPDDFATVGLAMMLERPVKFVADRLESFTSDIHAREHRIKGRIAANKEGDILAFEIDDLTAIGPYSMFPRTSAIEGNQVVNLVGGPYKHQNYRAKLNVVFQNKTPTCQYRGVGHPIACAVTEGLVDLAAQKLKMDPLEFRKRNVIPDDAYPCSGISGIKLEVLSHEQCLRTIEKMMDYSALRKEQAELRKKGIYRGIGFATLIELTNPSPAFYGVGGARIASQDGASARLDPSGVVSILIGVGEQGQGTEGIYAQIAADAVGLSIKDVRIITGDTDVTPYGGGTWASRGAGVGGEAVLLACQALQENILKLAGAILSRSPEELSVRRGHVLDKASGEQLLPFSEIGRIGYFRTDTLPVGFSADLMVTRHYTQKEYPFIFTNGVQASYVEVDPDTGFVKLLKHWAVEDCGRVLNPMLVDEQVRGAIVQGIGGVLFEECIYDESGLLRNGSMADYLVPMANEMPDIEVAHVETPTQSSKLGAKGAGEAGTAGAPGAVQNAINDALAPFNTAVFDQPITCEKILKALGKV; encoded by the coding sequence ATGAATAAGCCAGTAGATCTCAAAGGATTGGTGCTTGATCCGGTAACCAATGACCAGCGCTATATCGGTAGCAGCGAACCTCGACATCAGTCGCGTCGGCTTATCGAGGGTCAGGGCACCTATGTAGATGATATTCAATTGCCTAGGATGGGCCATGTTGTCTATTGGCGTTCGCCAGTAGCGCATATGAAAATTGGAAAAATTCATACTGAAGAAGCCAGCAAGATGCCAGGCGTTCTAGCCATTGTCGATGGCGTGAGAATGGCTGAGCTTTGTAAGCCATGGGTTGCCACCTTAGGCCATCTTGCGGGTATGAAATCCGCCCCTCAATACGCATTAGCAATTGATAGGGCTTGCTGGCAAGGCGAGCCTGTAGTTGCTGTAGTTGCTGAGACGCGTGCACAAGCAGAAGATGCTTTGCAGTTCATTGATGTTGAGTGGGAAGAGTTACCTGCAGTAGTTTCAATGGAAACGGCATTGGATGCAGATACTCCGGTAATTCATCCTGAGCTTGGCGACAATCTTTGCTTTACCCGTACTTTGGATGTTGGCCAGGTAGATGAAGTATTTGCAACCGCAGATATTGTGGCTGAAGCTACTTTTGGATTTGGTCGACATACAGGCGTTACTTTAGAGCCTCGCTGCCAAATTGCTGACTACAATCCAGGCGATCGTCGCCTCACGGTATATCACTCGCAACAAGCGCCGCACATGATGCAAGATTTATATTGCCGTCAGTTTGGCTTGTCAGAGTCTGATGTCCATGTCATTTGTAAAGACGTAGGCGGATCCTTTGGTATTAAGGTGCATGCGTATCCTGATGATTTTGCGACGGTGGGTCTAGCGATGATGTTGGAGCGCCCAGTCAAGTTTGTTGCAGATCGACTTGAATCATTTACGAGTGATATTCATGCGCGTGAGCATCGGATTAAAGGACGTATTGCAGCCAATAAAGAAGGTGATATCTTGGCATTTGAGATCGACGATCTCACAGCGATTGGCCCTTACTCTATGTTTCCGAGAACCAGTGCAATCGAAGGTAATCAGGTGGTGAACTTGGTTGGCGGGCCATATAAGCATCAGAACTACCGAGCCAAACTGAATGTGGTGTTTCAGAATAAAACGCCTACCTGCCAATATCGTGGCGTAGGTCACCCTATTGCCTGCGCCGTGACTGAGGGCTTGGTTGATTTAGCAGCTCAAAAACTAAAAATGGATCCTTTGGAGTTTCGTAAACGTAATGTGATTCCTGATGATGCATACCCTTGCTCGGGAATTTCCGGAATTAAGTTGGAAGTGCTTTCACACGAGCAATGCTTACGAACTATTGAAAAGATGATGGACTATTCTGCTTTGCGTAAAGAGCAGGCTGAGTTGCGTAAAAAAGGTATCTATCGTGGAATCGGTTTTGCCACATTAATCGAGTTAACTAACCCAAGTCCGGCATTCTATGGCGTGGGTGGTGCGCGTATCGCATCTCAGGATGGCGCCTCTGCGCGTCTAGATCCAAGTGGCGTTGTATCGATATTGATCGGTGTTGGTGAGCAGGGCCAAGGTACTGAAGGTATTTATGCGCAAATTGCTGCTGATGCCGTCGGTCTGTCGATTAAAGATGTGCGCATCATTACTGGTGATACCGATGTGACTCCTTACGGAGGTGGTACCTGGGCTTCACGTGGTGCCGGAGTGGGTGGCGAGGCAGTCTTATTGGCTTGCCAAGCACTTCAAGAGAATATCTTGAAGCTCGCTGGTGCAATCTTGAGTAGATCGCCTGAAGAGTTATCTGTTCGCCGTGGTCATGTTTTAGATAAAGCAAGCGGTGAACAGCTCCTACCGTTTAGTGAGATTGGGCGAATAGGTTATTTCCGTACAGATACTTTGCCAGTAGGATTCTCGGCTGACCTGATGGTGACACGTCATTACACTCAAAAAGAATATCCATTTATTTTTACTAATGGCGTTCAGGCTTCTTATGTGGAAGTCGATCCGGATACTGGATTTGTAAAGCTCTTAAAGCACTGGGCAGTTGAAGATTGCGGTCGTGTGTTGAATCCCATGTTGGTGGACGAGCAAGTGCGTGGTGCAATTGTGCAGGGTATCGGTGGCGTCCTTTTCGAGGAGTGTATCTACGACGAGAGTGGCCTGTTACGAAATGGCAGTATGGCTGATTACTTAGTGCCAATGGCCAATGAAATGCCGGATATTGAGGTAGCTCACGTTGAGACCCCAACTCAGTCATCTAAGTTGGGTGCAAAAGGTGCTGGTGAGGCTGGTACAGCTGGCGCCCCTGGGGCGGTTCAAAATGCGATTAATGATGCTCTGGCACCATTTAACACTGCAGTGTTTGATCAGCCCATTACTTGTGAAAAGATTCTCAAGGCCCTTGGAAAAGTCTAA